TACAACCACGACTGTTAGCTTTGTCAAGATTTTCGAGTAAGCTTGTTTAAAggctccacgaatctgaggtggtacggatttcaggtggagtgttcgtatatggcatagtagattatggggaagagagtgattccgtccatttcttcatgattgctgtaaaaaacggccggaagatacggcttcgggcgttctggggcacttttctacaaggagttcgactggaacgcgccacccctatgttgcgccgcatcttccgggccgttttttacgggaattatgaagaaatcgatacaatcaccctcctctccataatttactatcccttataagaatactccacctgaaatctacaccacctcagattcgtggggtgatgcctttaaatgcataccacgaatcagaAGTTGTGGGAAAATCCGATAGAGATGTGGTTCTAGATTGTGGGCTGCGTCGAACTGGTGCCGCGCGCAATAACTCCAAGTAAGTTTGTGAAGAAGTATTCGAGACGTTGTGATCCGTTTAATGGCTCCAAAAACTGCATgtgttaaagacatcacccacgaatgtgatgtggtacggatttcatgtggagaattcttataagggatagtagattatggagagggtgattccgtccatttcttcctaattgccataaaaaaaaggcTCGGAAGATTCGTcgcgtgtacaaggctggcgcgcaccaatcgaactccttgtggaaaatggcgcgccggagcgcccgaagccgtatcttccgggccattttttacggcagttagggagaaatggatgggatcaccctctcttcataatctacgatcccgtatacgaatacctgAAATCCAAATGAGTATCGCATATCTATTCCCCTGTACGTTTACGTCTTAATCAGGTTggtaacttattttttttattggaaacaCGCAGGCAAACAACTGTTTAAGTGGTGGCTAACACTTTAAGAGATTTGACGTGttgctttgtttttatcaGCATGTCGACGAAGCCACGTTATTTCATGCTCCCGTGCTAATTATTGAGGATAAATAAGACAACAACTCATACTCCAAACTGTCCCTAAATTGTGGCAGTGTCAAAGGAAATTAAGTGTAAAATTCAAGCCGAATAAAGCAGTGACgtatttaagaagaaaactatgaaatcatcttttcatttcgttttctgttttatcaatgctttaatttcttcataagaagaacaaagaaagagaagaaaaggaaaaattcgtgagaaaaaaatgcaaatttaaTCTCTTAAAGAACGTCACCAGTTTGACATAAGCCGAACGTTCATGCTGGCCTACTATATGCAGTCGATGCAATAACTATTGTACCACGAGGGTGTAGCACGTTTCTGGCGAAGGCGTTCTCAGAGTTCCCTCCACAATATGCGAAAAACTTCCCAGAACTctgttccttttcatttttgtgttttcactATTTCGCCCGTATAATAATACACGATTAAGGTTAAGTGGTACTTTTCAAAGTCTTATCTCGTTAGCTTCATCACTTGTCCTGCTCCTAGGGTGCCACTGAGAATCGAAATTTGCTACTGAACCAGTGACAAACGGTTTTCCCCGTACAAGGACTAGGTTTCACGACGACTGAAACAGGGCGAAGATTAAGTTATGCTGGACAGAAATTCTCCCCGGGGATTTTTAAGATGGCTTTTAAGGAGAATACCATAGATCTCGCTTTAAAGTCACACGAGTCCTTTGAGTGGATGCGCCTGCGCCTCTCATGGTCAAAACATCTAGGTGATTGGTTTAAAGAAGTGTAACaagattttctggaagttttgcTGCTCTATGTGTCTGAAAAAATATCATGTTTGCGACGGTTGCCTTTTTTTGGGTGATCTTTACCCCCAAACCAAGGAATTCTTTTATGAGTCGAAGGATTAGTGCTGCTTTTAGTAGTGACATGTTCGAATGTACTTGAATCTCCGACACTGGCCTTTCACGACGGTGTATGAGTTGTAGACCATAACTATTATTGATCGTTGTCAACAGGACACGGACATTTCGGTGTTGTCACCTTCCGCAGAACTTGGAAAACAAAAGCAGAAACGATtcataatcgggtcaaaacgacacgaagttCGATGTAGTTGGGTAAGGAGCGCTGTGGAGCCAGCGGTTGGACTCAAAATAGCACCGCAGAGTCTATGTGCAGCATAGCGGTTAGCATCGAGAGGAGCGTACAAGAGTCTCCTTTCGCTGCTAActgctatgctccaccgccgCTTCGAGCCCAGCCGCCTACTGAAGTGCAACGAGCTGTAGGTAGTTTTAACCTGATCAAATCCTCCCAAACGCAACATCGCCCAATCACTGGTATGCTTTAGGTGGTCATAAATGAAGAGGAGAAATCCATTGTGCTTGGATTCAGGGTAAGTGTATGCCTGAATGTTAGTTCATAGTCTTTGGGAGATCCAGTTTATTTGTGTTGCTTGgtttattttgatttgtttatttttcaaaatttcgatCAGAGCACCAACTACTCACTTTGCCGCAGTAGGTTAGGTTCATTCGTGATCGTGGCATGTTGCATGGTTACGAATGTGTCTATCCTGGCGGTACAGTGAGCACTggctatgttttttttttcaattccttcaACTAAGCATGGAAAAAATCACCTAAGTTCTAAGTTTGATCGAAGAAGTGTTGTtattgaggggaaaaaaaaacaaatctaccGAACAAACATTTCAGTAAGTGGTGATTTGTGCAGTGAAGGCTAAGCATCTGAGTGTTATATTCATACTTTGTTCAATAAAAATTCGCAAAGGAGGGAAACAACACACAGTCGGCGAATTGAGGTTTTGAGAATACTCATAGGTATTGAGAAATACTGCACATAATGTAATCTTAAGAAGCATTGATTGCCAGTCTTAAAGTTAATCGAAATGtttgactttcaatgaacttcGACAATGTAGGATAACGTACTGATTTTTAAATAGCTGAACACAAAgtcattattaattaattttattgtcTAAACTTTCGCCTGATCGCCTTCTTtagagcctgaaatgggctGTTCAGTTCACAATTTAAGCAACCAGATCTCTTCACAACTAAACAGACAAACTCTAACCTACTTTTTCAACAGATAACGCAGCGACTGCTCGCTCACCTTGGATCGTCTCATCCTCTAGTAGGAGTCGTCTAatatggaccgctgactgattgATCACGAGAGCGAGTGATTCGAATGTCTCAATTCGGATCAGAAGAGTTATTCGAGATATAATGGGAGTTCCCGCGTCATCGAGAGACATTCGCCACTGCGGTTCATTTTGGTGCTTTTGGCTTGATTctaaaatgcctccagcgatgtTCGAGCCAATGTTTTGGACttgtgcgctaagatttggactcTGATTTCAAAATCGGTTCATTCATGTTTTCGCTTTCTATGGGCCCTttgggtgggtgtggcgcagtcggttagaggtccgttgtagccacacggtcgaggattcgaaaccgccctagcgcaaaccaagcctttcatccctccggggccgataaattggtaccagacttgtctgggaggataaaaacactgacttgatcatcagctggcccccgcaagtcattgtatgggccaatacgcgttccaaaacctctacGATTACGAACTCcggtaaaacgcgttggcgcatcccgtgtggattgatacgtcagtgacTTTGACTTTTGACTTTATGAGCCCTTTAAGGTGTGTACTCCTAGTCAGATTGATCACACCGAATCCAGTCAGGgtggtggtgcggatttcaggtggagtattcgtataaaggatgggagactacggagaggagggtgattccgtccttttcttcctaattaccgtaaaaaacggcccggaagatacggcttcattcgttttggcgcaccattttgtacaagaggttcgattggagcgcgccagtcttgtgcgacGCCgcctcttccgggccgttttttacggcaattagcaagaaatggacggaatcacctccttctccgtagtctcccattccgtatacgaatactccacctgaaatctgcaccacctcagattcgtggggtgatgcctttaagcagcaGGGCTCCTTCGAGTCCACATGAAGGTTCAGAAATGGCACATGTCcacaacttttaaaaatttgcttACATACTCTGCTCCGTTTCGTACATGTCCTCTCACAGTAATCGTAAACAATTCGTTCTAGTCTCCATTTGTGAACAACAGCTGTGCCTTCGCGTTCCTCCTCACATTTCTAGGAATTTAGCAAGTTTTGCAATACTCGCATTGAAGTTGGTGAATTTTATGGGTAGAGGGTCAGAACTTGTTATCCAGTTTCCACTGATTTCGATCTACAGATCGTTTCAATTTGCTTCCAATTCTGGAGCATCTACGGTTTGAGCTGTGAAGCTAAGAGATAGATTAACGCGGCATTACTCTGATTAACTATTTTCTCTGGTGGAGTATGAAGATACTAGTGGGTTTACAAAATTAAATGTCAGTGACGAATGTTTCCACTGGTGATAATCGCTGATGGGGATTCTGGAGTAAATGACAAGCAATGCCTAGCTTCTAAATGCAGAGATCATAGCGTTGAAAACATATTACACAAAAAACCTGAGGAATCAGAGCACAACTATAACTTCCTTTTCAAACATCTACTGGGATaacttgttcatttttcttgtgcTTGATCATCAGCTTATGCAACTGTTTTCACGCCGCATTTAAGGTCGAGTCTCGGGTTCTAACCCCGATAGATCCaaaggattttgaaaaatggagaGAAGCAGCATCAAAGCATCAACGTTATCGAAAATCACGCGCAAGGTGAGCGTGTAAAATCCTTAGGAATCTTAGGAATCCTTAGGAACAAGCGAACACTTCGAGACAAAACTTTTACTTCCGTTTACAAAGATAATCGTTTTCTGTTACCGATCAGTGTTTCTTCTCGCTGCGAGCAGGACACGGGCAATAGTTCGCGTCTTCTCCAACTAGCCCATCTTTTCCTGGAGATCCTGGGCTTCCATCGTCGGCGTTTTTACCCGGGAATCCAGGTGGACCTGCAGGCCCAGCAGGACCGGGCGTGCCGTCCTGACCTGGTTCTCCGTTCTTGCCAGGCTCGCCTTGTGGTCCAGGCCATCCTGGAGCTCCTTGCGCTCCTTCCATACCAGGTGCACCGATTATACCATCATGTCCAGGTTGTCCTGGAGCTCCTTCAAGGCCCGGCAAGCCTTTGTTACCTTGATCTCCAGGTGGTCCATCTTCTCCAGGAGCTCCATCTGCTCCATACTCTCCTGTTGGACCTACCACTCCGGGATAACCAGGTTCACCAGGAGGACCTATAGGGCCATCAGGTCCTGGCGGCCCTTGAGGACATTTAACACAACCTCCAGGAATGCTGTGCGTAACTCTGAAAAATGTGGATGGAAAAAACGTGGGTAATTTTTGGAGCTTTAGTGTGGAAACTGACTTACACTAAGGATATTCCACTAGCTCCTGGTTTTCCCGGCTCCCCAGGACTTCCCTGTTCTCCTCGCTTACCAGGGATCCCAGGTGGTCCTTGTGGACCCGCAGGGCAGCCTTGAGAGTCTGCTGCACAGTTGCAGAACGAACCATAAGATCTTTTGTGACGGGCAAAAAGGGAGGCAAAAGATTCGGGAGCATCCGGTTGGAGTCCCTTTGTGTGGAGGATAAGGATGCGGTTCCAGGCGTCATCGGTCATTACCTGTTCGTCGAAAAATCGTACGCAATTCCTCCAACTATTTACCAATGTAAATCTCTCACCTTCATTTCTTGCACTCCAGATATCACTTCGCTTTGCATACTGTCAATTTCTAACACAATCGAGTGAATAGTGAATAGTGAGCAGATCACTGCTCCCAGCGACAACGACGCACCTATAGGTATCCCATAAGGAGTCATTGTCTCCTCCTTTCCTGCAGTGAAGAAGCGGCAATGGACGTGGAACAAAACGGAGAAGGATACTAGTGGCTGCCTCTATCATCGCCTTTTATTCTGAAACACCACCTGTTTTTACTTTGAACTGGAAATCCTcgacggatttttttttgaacgtggAGTCGATCCGGTGTTTCAATCGCACTTCATTACGTACCTTCACTACGACCTACATTAGATACGCACGAAATAAACCCAGTTTCGAATACGTACATTCAGGTCGGCAGAATCACCAAACGTCGAGAAGTCAGTGGAATCGGAAAAGTCAATTCGCACGGCGATGAGCGTAGGCTCCTTCACTACTGCGTATGCATATTTTCTGCTCGTAGATCCTAAACGACCTAATCTGCTGTGTAATATCTATACAAAGGAATTTGCAGAACTGATTTCGAAGATTGGGATACAATAGACATGTGTTTAAAAATGATAGATGACATAGAACGTGAGTTCTTATGACGAGTATCGAATCAAAGGCAGAACAGTTTGAATGCGGCCCCTAGCATTCTCATCGACTACATCGCATTATTGGTTCGCATACACGTTTCCGCAGCTCCTACTTCACATCTCaagttttctgaagaaatattGGTACATTTCACAAATAGTGCGATGTTCTACATTCCCTTTATTTGCTTGATATTGTAATGATCAAAACTTTCTGGACATCGAAAATATGCTCCCATTcattttctgcattcttcttGGATCTCTCCGCAAACTTCCAGTGCTCTCTTCCAGTTTTCCcttcatcgtaaaaaaaaagctgctggAAACCGCACTATTTGTAGGATGACCTAACACTTTTGCCCATATTGCGCAGCTATAAAGTAAAAGGCGACAAAAGCGAAGTATTATGcagcaaaaactaaaaaacgCGACTGCTAGCCTAACGGAGGCATAAATATACGGGGTATAGATGTCTCAAAAAACTAGGGGTaaggatgtagattacgagtatgtgCGTGGTCAAAATCGATTCTCCCTaatatttcttaaaggcatcacctcacgaatctgaggtggtacggatttcaagtggagtgttcgtatacgggatagtagattatggtgagggGTATGATTCcggtcatttcttcctaattgccgtaaaaaagcccggaaggtgcggcgccgcacaaggctggcgcgctccaatcgaactcgttgtaggaaatagtgcgccggaacgctcgaggccgtatcttccgaccgtttttcacggcaattaggaagaaatggatggaatcaccccctcttcataatctactatcccttatacgaataccccaaaGGAAATTcttaccaccccagattcgtggggcgatgccttcaAAAACGGCTTGGAAAAACCTTCGAGTTCAAATCTTCCAACGAGGCACCTTTCAACGCACCACGCACGCCAGCGAACGGAATCGAACAATCGGTGAGGCTTCtccagcagcctattcaagtgaaaccaatggatAGGTTGGTAAGGGAACATGCGCACATACAAAAGTACCGCTATGGTGTTGTGGCTCATAGGAGAAAGTGAAACTCTAATGCAGTTTCTCAAACCGTTTTTGAGGACTGTTGGGTTCATACTCGCAATCTACACCCCTAACCCTAGTTTTGAAAGGATcttaacatcgtcaatttagTGATGTCTTTGTCTTTGCTCATTGACGACCAAATGTCCATCGTCGCACAACGTTCAAAAAACAGTCTACGGAACAGATCAAATATTAGACAATCCCTCGTAGAGTATTTTTACGATGCTGCCTCTCAAAATTTCTAAACATCGTCCCACGCGGCAAAAAGGCCCGTATGGCGGCACCGTCGTAAACGTGCTAAGCGAAGCTGTTCCTTGTTTAaatacactttttttattgatgatATTGTTAATAGCGGTCTTCAGAAATGCAAGGACTCACGGTTGAGATCCTAGAAAAGGTTACAGTGCTGGCGCAAGAAATGAGAATGGTTGCCAAAGAGTTAGATCAAATTGCTTGTGCAATCCAGGTCATATTTAGTATTCATATTATACCTATCTATCAttgttatttacttatttatttatttagtgttCATAGAACATTGTGTTATTCATATTATATACTTACTATTTAATATTATCCACTATCTCCTTTAGAAAGGTGCAAAATTGAAGAAGGATGCTCAGTTCCAGCTCTCGCGATCAATAAATTCTATGCTAGACCGAGATACTGGACCTCAGCATCCTTCAACCACAGCACCCAGGAAAGAATTCTCTACGTCTGTCGAGGATGAATATGGTAGGTATCCACGAGGAGATCTCCCTGTTGCGCCAGAATTAAGTTTGCAGATTGTGGTTTGTCTTCGCATGAATACGATGACGACCTATTCACAGAAGATGCTAAACTAAGTACCCAAACGCTACACTCCCTTCACGCCACTGCAAATGTggaacaaaggaaaaagtggGCGGATTCCATCTATGAGCTGTTAGAGTCAAAGTGTATTTTCAGCAAAGTTATTTCACATAGTCTAAGGATCTTAGGAAGAGAGAATGTGGGTGAGTTGAAAACCTCTGAACTTTCCATGTGTCAGGAAACTGCCGTACATTCTGTGATTTTGTTTGTTCCGTTGGTAGCAAAGTACAACTTGTGGATTACTGTGAACTTGTGGAAAAAGTTAGTAAAACCTTGGATAGCAGTGTTTGTCACCTTTTAGTTAGATCTTACGGCTTACTCTGCCACTGCAATGAGTAGCAATGCGTATTTCCAGTGAAGCACAACTCTTCTTTATTTCACATTGTGCCTAAAACCATTAGCACATCACAATTAACCACGGAATCATCTAATCTTTTCTTATGAGCCATGTCTTATAAACATGTCCTCAAATTATCATGTTACTTGTCTTTTTTAAGTCGAAGGAAGCATACCGCAAAATTGACAACGTTGGCATCTCTCCACGTCAAGATAGGGTTAGAAGGTGACGAGTATTAGTGCAAGTACCATCATCCCCCCTAAGTACgcttaaaaacggcccggggaACTATCCCGATGAAGTCGAATTTTCCTACTCGCCACCTACTAACGTGCCACATGTGCGAGTGCACGAAAATGCGTCGCGTCTCCCTGCGATGGAAGAAGCAGCGTAAGAAGCTCACTGCTGGTCCTCCCGTTCGCAGGCACGGTACGTATGCCTGCGTCCACATACGCGGCATGTTGTTGGGTGCCTCGTAGTAGAATTCAaggctgtttttttaggacAGTCAGGAGAACTGAGCTCGATCGCGTCCATGCTCGCGATCTATACTCCCAACCCTATCCTTTCTTAGAGAAGCCAGCGCCGTCAATATCGTGATATGCTGGACTTATGCTGGACTATTTCAGCACACCCACTATTTACCGTTTGGCCACTTTGCATGCTTTCTTCGAGTTGATTCCCATAGCTCTCTCGCCAAATGTATTGTAAACGTCTAGACTTTCGTACTATTTAAAGTAGCGGTTAAGCTCGTACCTTGTGCCACGCGGTTACGAAAACGACACTCAACCACCCAACGCAATCAACCATTCattacctcaaacttgggtaattaaacccccataaaaatcaaccaaaaaatgtacaagagagaaaagaacaaaaatggaattattatataaaaaaaagacaatgaaaCAAAGAAGCCTCACTGGAGGCTTAAGAAGGTCTGCAGGGCGGGTGCGCAGCACTGTTTTTTAGATGAGAGAGGAGATAAGCTGCGCACCCGTCCTGCTCACATACCATCGCGCGGCGAGCAATCGCGATGATCCGCGATACTCCCCGCGGCCCAAATAAAAGACACTGCCAGAATAAAATACACAATCGgcgagcaaaacaaaaacaaatcttaAATGAAGCAATTATTCTACATCTTGCAGAAGGTGTAACTGTCTTCTTAAGAGTTTTAATCGCTGCACGCTCTGCCGCAGCCGACGCTTCAACTCCTCTAGCTGTTGTCGGgtttcttcgcttctctgAGGCCGAAAGCACAGCGAAGGGTGATGTCCGTAATCGGCGCAGTACCGGCACTTCGTTGTCCTTTTGTCGCACCTATGTCCTCCCGTGC
This is a stretch of genomic DNA from Necator americanus strain Aroian chromosome II, whole genome shotgun sequence. It encodes these proteins:
- a CDS encoding hypothetical protein (NECATOR_CHRII.G6088.T1), whose translation is MCSIAVSIERSVQESPFAANCYAPPPLRAQPPTEVQRAVVINEEEKSIVLGFRVESRVLTPIDPKDFEKWREAASKHQRYRKSRAR
- a CDS encoding hypothetical protein (NECATOR_CHRII.G6089.T1); this encodes MYVFETGFISCVSNVGRSEGKEETMTPYGIPIGASLSLGAVICSLFTIHSIVLEIDSMQSEVISGVQEMKVMTDDAWNRILILHTKGLQPDAPESFASLFARHKRSYGSFCNCAADSQGCPAGPQGPPGIPGKRGEQGSPGEPGKPGASGISLVVTHSIPGGCVKCPQGPPGPDGPIGPPGEPGYPGVVGPTGEYGADGAPGEDGPPGDQGNKGLPGLEGAPGQPGHDGIIGAPGMEGAQGAPGWPGPQGEPGKNGEPGQDGTPGPAGPAGPPGFPGKNADDGSPGSPGKDGLVGEDANYCPCPARSEKKH
- a CDS encoding hypothetical protein (NECATOR_CHRII.G6090.T2), with protein sequence MSVGSFTTATDFEDWDTIDMCLKMIDDIEQMQGLTVEILEKVTVLAQEMRMVAKELDQIACAIQKGAKLKKDAQFQLSRSINSMLDRDTGPQHPSTTAPRKEFSTSVEDEYDCGLSSHEYDDDLFTEDAKLSTQTLHSLHATANVEQRKNKVISHSLRILGRENVGELKTSELSMCQETAVHSVILFVPLVAKYNLWITVNLWKKTVRRTELDRVHARDLYSQPYPFLEKPAPSIS
- a CDS encoding hypothetical protein (NECATOR_CHRII.G6090.T1), giving the protein MSVGSFTTATDFEDWDTIDMCLKMIDDIEQMQGLTVEILEKVTVLAQEMRMVAKELDQIACAIQKGAKLKKDAQFQLSRSINSMLDRDTGPQHPSTTAPRKEFSTSVEDEYDCGLSSHEYDDDLFTEDAKLSTQTLHSLHATANVEQRKNKVISHSLRILGRENVGQSGELSSIASMLAIYTPNPILS
- a CDS encoding hypothetical protein (NECATOR_CHRII.G6089.T2), with product MTDDAWNRILILHTKGLQPDAPESFASLFARHKRSYGSFCNCAADSQGCPAGPQGPPGIPGKRGEQGSPGEPGKPGASGISLVVTHSIPGGCVKCPQGPPGPDGPIGPPGEPGYPGVVGPTGEYGADGAPGEDGPPGDQGNKGLPGLEGAPGQPGHDGIIGAPGMEGAQGAPGWPGPQGEPGKNGEPGQDGTPGPAGPAGPPGFPGKNADDGSPGSPGKDGLVGEDANYCPCPARSEKKH